ATTCAATACAAGTATATGTGGTCAAATCCCAGATTTTACAGCAGCCATCGCCGCCACTTGAAACTAATAAAGGTTGCTGGGGATGGAAAGCGACAGATAATACCCCATTTATATGACCTTTTAAAGTGGCAATACACTCTCCATCAGAGATTTGCCAGATTTTGATAGTGCGATCGCCACTACCACTAGCTACATATTTTCCATCAGGACTAAAAGCTACTGTCCAAACTCGACTTTTGTGTTCAGATAAGGTGTAAAGACATTTTCTGGTCTTTAAGTGCCAAATTTTGACGGTAGAATCGCCGCTACCACTAGCGATATATTCACCCGATGGACTAAAAGCTACAGTCCAAACCCGACTTTTATGACCTTCTAAACTAGCAAAACTCTTACCAGAAGTCAGATTCCAAAGCTGGATCGTCCCGTCTTCACTGCAACTGATTAAAGTGTTATCTAAGGGATGGGCGGCGATCGACCAAACTTGGCGCTGATGCCCTAGTAGAGTATGTTTTAAAGTTCCATCTAAGGGGTTCCAGACGCGAATCTTGCCATCTTCGTGGGCACTGATGAGTTCTGATGTGGTTCGACTGAAAGCCACCTCACAGACCCAATTACTATAACTCTGGAAGGTAGTCAAACCCTGACCCCGATTTACATCCCAGATCCGGATGGCTCGGTCATCGCTAGCACTGACAATGTAATTGCCATCGGGACTGTATTTAACGCACCAAATTCGCCCAGAATATCCCTGAAAACTCTGTTGATGCTGACCTGTTTCCAAATCCCAGATATCTAGTTGATAGCTATCACCACCACTAACTAGATAGCGATCGCCAAAACTGACATCTAAAGACCAAATTCGTGCCGGAATTTGTTGCCAAGATTGTACTGGTGCTGTTTGACCAGATTGCCACAATTCTATGATGCCGCGATCGCCACCACTCAAAATAGTATTGTTACTAGCTCGATAAGCAACTGACCAGATCCACCCTTGCTCTGAAGTCCAACTTTCTAGAAGAGTTCCAGAATCAAGATCCCACAGCCGAATCGTCCGATCTTCTCCCCCAGTAATGATTTGTGCCTCATCATCTCCGATTGCGAGTGCGGTGACATTTCCCTGATGTCCGCTTAAGGTTTGGAGACACTCTCCCGAAACCAAATCCCAGATCTTCAAAGTCCCATCGCCGCTAGCACTGACAATGCGATTCCCACAGCCAGCTACTCGCCAAACGCGATCGCTATGACCAGTAAGCACCTGAATGCATTCTCCTGTAGCTACCTCCCAAACCCGCACTGTCCGATCTTCGCTAGCGCTAATCAAATACTCTCCATCTGAAGTCCAAACCACATCCCAGACCCAGCTAGAATGCCCTGGAAACAGTCTTAATTGCCGATTTTGTTCCAGATCCCAAATCCGTAAATGACCATCTTCATGACCCGTTACGACCAATTCACCTGTAGGACTAAAAGCTGTACTCAGCACCCCTCCAAAGGCATCGGCGAAAATCACCCGCGATAAATCGCAATGAGCTAAATTAACGTTATGTAATGGCACCGATTGGACGTTTAAATCCCACAGAGGTAAGTAAGATAGGTCATAGTCTGCTAGAGATTGTCCGCCTTCAATCAATAAATTGAGAATATTGCTCACAGCATAGCTATTTGGAGAAGCACCTTCATAGACTCGGAGATGCTCAAGCAAGGTTTTTAGATGAGTTTCTTGACCCTCAACTGAGAGAAAATGGGATTGTAACCCTTCTAAAATGGGCTGAAGGATGAATTGCTGCTGTGCTTGACGGATATAGTCTTTACTGTGACCTTTGAGGAGGGGACACTGATGTAATAAGGAAATCCGACTCAGGGTAATTTCAGTTTTGACCTGTTCAATTAGCTTCAAGGTGGTGTACTCTAACACCGCAGGTTGTAGGTAAAAAGTCGGTGTCGAAGAGCGGGTTTTTTTCTCTACGAGCGATCGCCTACTCAAAGCATTCATTGTCTCTACTAAATGCCGTTTAACGCTTGGATCTAGTAAATCTTGCTGTAAACCATTTAAAGAGGCTTCATCTCGACAAATAGCTAGGTGAAATAGAACTAATTGCTCGGCTGGACTCAGACGGCTGCATTGTTCTGATAAAAATGTCAATAAACTATCAAATAAAATCTGTCCTTGACTAAAAAAGTCAGCCAAATTACCAGCAAAGAAATCTAGGATAGTCGTGGCAATGATTTGCAGAGCTAGGGGATTACCGCCATATTGAGCGATTAAGTGTTCCCAATCTGCTCTATCTCCCTGAAAATCTCCTTTAGCAGCTAACAAAGCTTGCGTATCTTCCAGATTTAGTCCCTCTAGCCGCCAAGAACGAACTAAACGCTGAGGTCCTTCTAGGGGAATCCATTCTTTCAGTTTTTCGCGACTAATCACCAACCAGCAACTCTGATGGCGGGTAGCTCCAATTTGCTGAAATAAATCCGCCCAATCTTCATATCCTGGTCGATATTCCCCAGCCGCACTACCTGATGCTAGCAGCATTTCGGTATGATCTAGGATAATTAAACAACGGGACGATCGCAGGTATTCTAGCAAAGACTCCATCAGAGCATCTGTAGAGTATTCTCCCTCAAGATTCCCGCTCAAAACCCCTAACCGCTTCAATAACTCCTTCAAAAAGGCATTTAAAGGGGGAACCCGTTTGAGCGATCGCCAAATCAAAACCTCAAAATCCGACTCTACTTTTTCAGCTAATCGAGTTGAGAGCATAGTTTTACCTATTCCTCCCATCCCCAACATAGCCACCAAACGGCATTTATCTGTCGTTAGCCACTGTGATAATTCCTCTAACTCTCTTTCTCTACCGACAAAGGTAGAAGTATCAACAGCATCTCCCCAATCTTGAATTTTCTTTGGGGTACTAACTTGAGTAATTAGATTGACTGGTGCTGATTCAGTTAACCCAGGTGTAGTAATGATTTGTCGATCCGCGCATCGACGCAACACCGCCTGAAAGTTAGATTTAGTAACCTTTTCTCCCAAAGATTGAGAGAGTTGCTTCCATGTTTTTGCCCCTAAATCTTTGATATAATTGGCATCATAGCCCAATTCTTCGGCAATATCTGGATATTTTTGTCCTTGCCAGGTACGGCGAAAAATTTGCTCTTGTAAGTCATTCAATGTGTCTGGGTGCAAGATTGAATCTACGACTTTGAGAGCATCTTCAAGATCCATAGTTTTATGCAGTCAACTTGTGCGTGAGATTCTCTATCCGGCTGGAAAGATAGTGGTTTATCGATCCAGAAGGCTACGATTTTCAGTATGACATTAATGCTGAAGGAGAAAATGAACTGGCTTTGCTAGCTATAACTAACTGGAAACCATTTTAGGTGTTGCTGAATCAAGGTATGAACTAGTGCATGAAGTCAGAAGTCAGAAGTCAGAAGTCAAAATAGTGAGAGATCAAGGCGAAAGAAAACCCAATCAACAATCAACAATCAATAATTCATACTTCAAATCAGCAATGCCCTATTTTATTCCTCACTTTCAGCAAAATTTACTTGCTCGTAAAGTTCCCTCAAAGGGATTTGAAATTCTACGGAACTTAAAGATAATATGGCTGATTCTGATGTCAATTCGGTAAATAGCCATTTATCCTCAGCAGTTTTAACATACTGCATCACATGATGTTGCTTTTGATCGATTAAGATATACTCCCGAAATTCAGGAATTGACCTATAGTAGAGAAATTTATCTCCTTGGTCGTAATTTTGAGTAGATTTCGATAATACTTCGGCGATTAATGATGGATTGGTGATGGTAGTTGTATTGCTTCCCGTATAGATTGGTTCTCCCTGAATTACCATGACATCAGGATAGGTGTACTGGCGATAGCGAGGTATCCACAACCGCACATCACCAATATATACCCGATAATTCTGTCCTTTCAGCCCAAATTTTAGGTTGGCATAAAAGTTACCAGCAATTTGATTGTGATTAGTCGTTCTACCAGTCATTGGGATAATTTCTCCATCGTGGTATTCACTTTTGGATTCTGCTTTTTCCTCAAGTTTTAAATACTCTTCAGGGGTGTATAAATGTTTGAGTGTTTGTACTTGCATAAAAAATGTAGTTTATAGTTCTACTGGTAATATTTTAGAGGCTGAAACATCGTTGAAGGCGATGAGCGATCGCACAGCTAAAGTCATTTAAATTGAAAATAGGAAATTTAATGGCTTGAAAACCCAATTTATTGATGTTTTTGCGGTTCAATATCGTGTTTTTTGGCCTAACTACCGCTATAGGTCTAACGCGAGACAAATTAACACAAACCTCAAAAGTCTTTATTAACTGCCTAAAGTTGAGTATGTGGAAGGCTGTGCTTAAACAGCAGTTTCTATCTATGTGAGAAGGTGGATTGGAACCTCTATTATCCGATTACCTCAAAAAAACCTGTAAACTTTGAACTGCTTGCCATAAATCTGGAACTACCGATTCTGACCAATAGGCTTCACTACGACGACCGCTATGAAGAATGAGTCGTAAGGTATAAGCATGAGGATACCCTGCAACTTCCATCCACAACAAGTTGGTTTCAGCCTCACAGGTAATTTTTTCTTGATC
The window above is part of the Merismopedia glauca CCAP 1448/3 genome. Proteins encoded here:
- a CDS encoding NB-ARC domain-containing protein — encoded protein: MDLEDALKVVDSILHPDTLNDLQEQIFRRTWQGQKYPDIAEELGYDANYIKDLGAKTWKQLSQSLGEKVTKSNFQAVLRRCADRQIITTPGLTESAPVNLITQVSTPKKIQDWGDAVDTSTFVGRERELEELSQWLTTDKCRLVAMLGMGGIGKTMLSTRLAEKVESDFEVLIWRSLKRVPPLNAFLKELLKRLGVLSGNLEGEYSTDALMESLLEYLRSSRCLIILDHTEMLLASGSAAGEYRPGYEDWADLFQQIGATRHQSCWLVISREKLKEWIPLEGPQRLVRSWRLEGLNLEDTQALLAAKGDFQGDRADWEHLIAQYGGNPLALQIIATTILDFFAGNLADFFSQGQILFDSLLTFLSEQCSRLSPAEQLVLFHLAICRDEASLNGLQQDLLDPSVKRHLVETMNALSRRSLVEKKTRSSTPTFYLQPAVLEYTTLKLIEQVKTEITLSRISLLHQCPLLKGHSKDYIRQAQQQFILQPILEGLQSHFLSVEGQETHLKTLLEHLRVYEGASPNSYAVSNILNLLIEGGQSLADYDLSYLPLWDLNVQSVPLHNVNLAHCDLSRVIFADAFGGVLSTAFSPTGELVVTGHEDGHLRIWDLEQNRQLRLFPGHSSWVWDVVWTSDGEYLISASEDRTVRVWEVATGECIQVLTGHSDRVWRVAGCGNRIVSASGDGTLKIWDLVSGECLQTLSGHQGNVTALAIGDDEAQIITGGEDRTIRLWDLDSGTLLESWTSEQGWIWSVAYRASNNTILSGGDRGIIELWQSGQTAPVQSWQQIPARIWSLDVSFGDRYLVSGGDSYQLDIWDLETGQHQQSFQGYSGRIWCVKYSPDGNYIVSASDDRAIRIWDVNRGQGLTTFQSYSNWVCEVAFSRTTSELISAHEDGKIRVWNPLDGTLKHTLLGHQRQVWSIAAHPLDNTLISCSEDGTIQLWNLTSGKSFASLEGHKSRVWTVAFSPSGEYIASGSGDSTVKIWHLKTRKCLYTLSEHKSRVWTVAFSPDGKYVASGSGDRTIKIWQISDGECIATLKGHINGVLSVAFHPQQPLLVSSGGDGCCKIWDLTTYTCIESLTVAANMLWSVAISPDGQTLAIGSDDHRVRLWNFPDKCWKHELLGHKGWIWSVAFSLDSKYIASGAQDGTLRLWEVKSGQCLHKIQPQRLYEGLNLYGAKGLTEAQLEALKSLGAIAH
- a CDS encoding Uma2 family endonuclease, with the translated sequence MQVQTLKHLYTPEEYLKLEEKAESKSEYHDGEIIPMTGRTTNHNQIAGNFYANLKFGLKGQNYRVYIGDVRLWIPRYRQYTYPDVMVIQGEPIYTGSNTTTITNPSLIAEVLSKSTQNYDQGDKFLYYRSIPEFREYILIDQKQHHVMQYVKTAEDKWLFTELTSESAILSLSSVEFQIPLRELYEQVNFAESEE
- a CDS encoding DUF1818 family protein encodes the protein MERVVKSGLGWRIGWNPEAGEFTGLVGSDDWAIELTQAELEDFCQLLSQLSTSMEAIAHELMDQEKITCEAETNLLWMEVAGYPHAYTLRLILHSGRRSEAYWSESVVPDLWQAVQSLQVFLR